A single Acidaminococcus sp. DNA region contains:
- a CDS encoding ISL3 family transposase yields MSFTNYTIQNNAECQDVFYNVFMPEDPFDDSQEIVICSEKKYTDFRCPKCGQKMYSYEPFSTYLKSFPAYPEHTRMIRFEGHRFRCSCCHATITEPIPFKYPGTRITMRASLWIETLLRNGIPANAIAKMSGIHWSTVRYVHKQLMDESLDKYEMELELTSYKPRFLAIDEFAIHKGHTYATCVMDLATGYILWVGRGRAIADFEHFFKEYDQTKLTEVKAVAMDMNASYNKLVQEHLPQAKVVYDRYHMQAQFGKEVLGVVRLDEARMHRDKANDMQEALKDASAEDKPALKERISEEKKNYRTLKKVRWPLLTNEDRLNPKSKEALQAIFAEHEDLAICYSMKEEMVALYELRDYDKALAGWKRWFKAALGSGIPALVRFAKIKLPRIDGLVNHALYPINTGKLEGFNNKIKVAKRRAYGYRDDEYFFTLIRYLSIPTVRGILPKKP; encoded by the coding sequence ATGTCCTTTACTAATTACACTATTCAAAATAATGCAGAATGTCAAGATGTCTTTTACAATGTCTTCATGCCGGAAGACCCTTTTGATGACAGCCAGGAGATTGTTATTTGCAGTGAAAAGAAATATACCGACTTCCGTTGTCCTAAATGTGGTCAGAAAATGTATTCTTACGAGCCATTTTCCACCTACTTGAAAAGTTTTCCTGCGTATCCTGAGCATACCAGGATGATCCGCTTTGAAGGGCATCGCTTCCGTTGCTCCTGCTGCCATGCAACCATCACTGAGCCTATTCCCTTTAAATATCCAGGAACTCGCATTACCATGAGAGCTTCTCTCTGGATTGAGACGCTGCTTCGTAATGGAATCCCTGCCAATGCAATTGCCAAGATGTCAGGAATTCACTGGAGCACGGTTCGCTATGTCCACAAACAGCTCATGGACGAATCTCTCGATAAATATGAAATGGAATTGGAGCTGACCTCTTACAAGCCCCGTTTCCTGGCCATCGATGAGTTTGCTATCCATAAGGGACACACCTATGCCACTTGCGTCATGGATTTAGCGACAGGTTATATTCTCTGGGTTGGCAGAGGTCGGGCGATAGCTGACTTCGAGCATTTCTTCAAGGAATATGATCAGACAAAGCTGACAGAGGTCAAGGCAGTCGCCATGGATATGAACGCTTCCTACAACAAGCTGGTACAAGAACATCTGCCGCAAGCTAAGGTCGTGTATGATCGTTACCACATGCAGGCTCAATTCGGGAAGGAAGTATTAGGTGTAGTAAGACTTGATGAGGCCAGAATGCATAGGGATAAAGCCAACGACATGCAAGAAGCATTAAAAGACGCAAGTGCTGAAGACAAGCCGGCTTTGAAAGAGCGGATATCCGAGGAAAAGAAGAACTACCGCACATTGAAGAAAGTCCGCTGGCCGTTACTCACCAATGAAGATAGGCTGAATCCTAAGAGCAAAGAAGCGTTGCAGGCCATCTTTGCAGAGCACGAGGATCTGGCAATATGTTATTCCATGAAGGAAGAGATGGTAGCCCTCTATGAATTAAGGGACTATGACAAGGCTCTTGCAGGATGGAAGCGCTGGTTTAAAGCTGCACTAGGCAGCGGGATTCCGGCCCTGGTTAGGTTTGCTAAGATTAAGCTGCCAAGGATAGACGGTCTGGTGAACCATGCCCTGTACCCGATAAACACAGGGAAGCTTGAAGGCTTCAACAACAAGATTAAAGTGGCCAAAAGAAGAGCGTACGGATACAGAGATGATGAGTACTTTTTCACGTTAATTCGCTACCTCTCAATTCCGACCGTAAGGGGTATACTCCCGAAAAAACCGTGA